The genomic region CCAACGGGAGGTTGCGGAACTCGTCCAGGTTCAACCGCAAGAGCCCGGCGGCGCCGTACAGGTTCTGCAGGGGATCGCGACGATCGACCCCGAGCCCCTCCGCGGTGCCCGGCATGAGCTGCCCCAACCCTGCGGCGCCTGCCGACGAGATCGATTGGTGGTTGAACCGGCTCTCCACGTAGATCACCGAGGCCAGCAACCGCGGATCGAGGCGATATCGAGTGGCGGCTTGGAGCACGGCGGCGCCCAACCACCGCGCCTGTCCCGCGGAGAGCCGAGGGTTGGTGGCCCCGACAAACGCGGCGTACTCATCGATCGTGCGCACCCTCCAGCGGGGACGGTCGGCTTCGAGTCCAAGCAGGTTCAACCATATGGCGGCGCATCCTTGCTCCGCGGCGGTGGGGTGCCGGCGGAGGGCTTCCGCGAACCACGCCGCCGCGGTCTTCCGATCTGCGCGCGCGACCGCAACGGCACCCATCCAGAGCGCGGGGCGGGCAGATGCGGGAGCGGCGAGCGCGGCTTGGCTGAACGCCCACGCGGCCGACGCCAGCGCGCCGGAGCGGTAATACGCCGCTCCCCGCGCCATCCACGACTCCACCGTCACGGCGTGGGCCGGGCTCGCCGGAAGCAGCGCGGCAGCCAACCCCAGGATGGCCGCCGCAGCCCAAAGCGTCCTGCTCACGGCACCTGCGCTTCCGAGCGGGCCACGACCTGATTCTTGCCGAGGCGCTTCGCATGCTGACACGCCTCGCGGGCGCGGGTCACCAGCTGTTCCGCGGTCGTGGCATCGTCGGGGTAACCGGCCACCCCCGCCGTGATACGGATCGCCCCTGAGACCCGCACGCCGGCCGCAAAGTCACTGTGTCCTTCTGCGGCGGCGCGGATCCGCTCCGCCACCGACACTGCGTGGGGCGCCGGGGTCTCCGGCAGGATCACGGCAAACTCATCCACGTCGAGGCGGCACATGATGTCCACCTCCCGCACCTGCCCGGGAATCAGCTGCGCGAGCTCCTTGAGCGCCCGGTCGCCTTCCACCGACCCGCAGAGGTCCACGATGCGGGAAAAATCATCGACGTCGAAGACGACCAACGACAAGGGCCGCTGGTACCGCCCGGCCCGATGGATCTCGCGGGGGAGGTACTCGTGGAAGACTCGAGCGGAGGGGAGCCCGGTCAGCTCATCGATGCTCCCCGACTGCTGGAGCTGCCGGGTGAGTTCCTCGACCGCGCCCTGATGCGCCGCCACCTGGCGCGCCAGCAGCCCATGGTAGGCCTTGACCGTCTCTTCGGTGCAGAACGCGATCGCGCCGCTCAGGTCCCACAGCCCCGCCTCAACGCCTTCCTCGGCTCCTCTTTCGTGTCCGGCCCGCTCCCAGAGCAGATCCTGCAGCCACCGATACGCCGCCACCAGGTCGTCGAGCGGGAAGCCCATCTGAAACCGCCGAACGGCCTCGGCGATGGCGACTTCGCGCAGCCTCCGATCGTCGCCGCTGACCAGGAACCGTCCGAGTTCGTTGATGTAGGCCCGGCAGATAGGGAATCGCTCGTCCACGGTGCGGTGGCTCAAGCCGGACCCTCCCGTCGCCTGCAC from bacterium harbors:
- a CDS encoding lytic transglycosylase domain-containing protein → MSRTLWAAAAILGLAAALLPASPAHAVTVESWMARGAAYYRSGALASAAWAFSQAALAAPASARPALWMGAVAVARADRKTAAAWFAEALRRHPTAAEQGCAAIWLNLLGLEADRPRWRVRTIDEYAAFVGATNPRLSAGQARWLGAAVLQAATRYRLDPRLLASVIYVESRFNHQSISSAGAAGLGQLMPGTAEGLGVDRRDPLQNLYGAAGLLRLNLDEFRNLPLALAAYNAGSGAVRRWNGIPPYAETQWYVWAVLWVFDGLRS
- a CDS encoding GGDEF domain-containing protein, translated to MAGRPYGQRLVADASPVASAWIERVQATGGSGLSHRTVDERFPICRAYINELGRFLVSGDDRRLREVAIAEAVRRFQMGFPLDDLVAAYRWLQDLLWERAGHERGAEEGVEAGLWDLSGAIAFCTEETVKAYHGLLARQVAAHQGAVEELTRQLQQSGSIDELTGLPSARVFHEYLPREIHRAGRYQRPLSLVVFDVDDFSRIVDLCGSVEGDRALKELAQLIPGQVREVDIMCRLDVDEFAVILPETPAPHAVSVAERIRAAAEGHSDFAAGVRVSGAIRITAGVAGYPDDATTAEQLVTRAREACQHAKRLGKNQVVARSEAQVP